GAGGCCAGATACCCGCTTCCCGTCTTGTCATCCACCTTGGGCATGATCAAGCCCCTTATCCACGGCGATGAAAGAATCAGCTCCCGGAAGCTGTTGCACCTCGCGGCGAAGGCAAACATGGGGAGGGACTCGCGAAAGGCGGATAAAAGCCGGCGCTCGTCACGGTCGTGGGCGATGAAGCCCCATGGTTTGCCAAACACGAGGAGGGTCATGACATCGGCGGCGAACTGGGCGAGCTTCTCCCCCATCTGGAAGGGCTCATGGtcgggtgggaggagggagagttgGTTGACGAAGAAggtgacgaggttgtcgatGCGGGGTTCCTGGGAGGTTTTGAGGTAGGAGACGCTCCAGTGAGCGCCGCCGAGGGATTTGCGGAGGGATTTGTGGTCTTCGGCGGGTatggtggagaagagggaggttggGCCGAGGGCGCCGGTGCCGTAGAGGGAGCCCTTGTGGTTATGGGTTGGGGACCAGTAGATgggtttgagggaggaggcgtgggggaagaagaggagggtgggggtgatgaagacggcgcgggtggaaggggggtatttcttggtgaggttgtggaggaaTTCGGGCTcacggccgaggagggagaggacggcaagggggagggaggttagGCGGGTGTAGAATGGTgctgggaaggaggagagggggtggaagaagaagtttgTGAGGATGCGGCGGATGAccaggcagaggaggagggttggagggaggaggagaagttgcGTGGGTGAAagcatggtgttgatgctcTACAGCCTCTGTGATTATGCCCGTAATACAAGCAGTGTATCGGATAAGCACCGTCTCGATCGAGGGAAATAGAGAGGGTTGAGGTCTTCTCACAGACTATGAATACCAATCTTCCACTGGGAGCAGAAGGACCTTCGCAGCCTGGTCGCCCACACCCATTTATTTACGACAACGTACATTCCACATATTCATTCGAGTCTCAATTCTACTCGCACATCCCAGTTCAGATAGCTACCGGGGCTGGATCATTACAGAATGGAGGAGCGGCTTGGGGCCCTATTGGACGTCCCCTAGGAGGGACGCATATCTCCCGCACAACGGCCCGCCCATCACTGGTCAAGGACTTGGGAGTATTATCGAGTCAACCAGCGACATGTGGATGCTACCTGTACGACTTTGCGATGTTTCTCCTCGGGCTGGGACCTGATATGCATGTGAGCCCTTGTGCTACTTCCACGACACCAATATTTTAAATGGCTTGCTGCATCCGGTCACGAGAGGAACCATGTTTGCCAGCCTCACCATCAACTAGATAGAATTGGACTCGTCgaaaaggggcaaaaagGGGGCATTACATGTGGGGGTTAGGGTCTTTTGGCCTTGGAGAAGGCAGGGTGCACTTGGGTGGAATGGGTAAAGATCAGGAGTCAATTTAAAACCTTAAGAAAGGGCAATCCAAAGAGGTTCTGCTGGTCAATGTAATATCAGTTTGTCTTGCGGATAGTTGCTGTTGGCCGTTCCATCCACATGTAAGCTTCAGCCAGAAAATAAGGTTTGCTAACAGTGGGGTCTACCCCACCTCGGTGCAACGGCTCCCGAAGCTCCAACAACTGTGAAACACTCTCCTCCAAACGCCCCGccatcagcaacctcaaGCGCGTCACCGCGTCTTGGTGGTACCCGCTTTCCAGCAATATTTCGCCATGAGATGTCCAAAAGCATACGGCTTCCTCTGCGACATCGGATAactttccttctcccctccccggtTCTGCCATGAAATCGCGACCTCCTAGAGGCACGGAAAGGTCCCCAGTTGCAACCTACCTAGTACCTGGGATCCATATCCCGTCCTTTTGGCCCATTCCGTCGGGAATCTGgcatctctctctccttctgTCAGTCATCAAAAGTCCGGCCAACAAACCCTCTATCTTCAGACATAGCACTTGCTGTCGTCCGATGCTTCCCTACGAGCCCTTGCAGTCCTCTGCTCGAACAATGACGGCACCATGTGGCAACCAGAAGTCTGGCGAGGTTGTGGCAACCCGGAGGCAGGGTGTCCCAGCTTGAGCCATTGCGCatctgctgttgctggttaCGTTGGCGCCTTTCGGCGTTTTGAATCGTCAACAGAGCGAAGGACCGCATGAACAGCATTCCCGGGACGAAAGGGGGCGATGCTCGAATCTCGCCCCTATCCGAGTTTCCAAGTGGAAGATCATCCCGCATTTTGTTTACCTGTTGGCTTCCCGTGGACTTCCGTATTCCTTTTCAGTTTCCCGGTTTTGCCCCTCTTGGTGCTGAGGCTCACCATAAGCATCACAGTCCTAGCTGCTGCTATCCCCCAAAGGTACACCAGCTTCCATTCTCATGCTTTACCATTACCCACGGCCGCCATCTGTGGCATCCTGACGGCGATTTCTCCTTTTTACAGTTTACCTTACAAAGATACCTGGGCACAATGGAACTCACCATGGATATTGCCCAACTGGTGGCTCAGATGCAGGATACACTGTCCACCATCCACACCACTCTCGCCTCTCTCAACACCGCCGAACACGATGCGAAGCTTGACGAGCTGGAAGCCAGGCGTGATAATACCATCAAACATTTGCTAGCCGCCTTTTCTGCCGAGTCTGAGGTCCTGCACCAAAAGAGACTGGCTCAGCGTGAAGAGATCGCCGAGCGCCGCAGGATCGAAGACGAGGAGCGGGAAAGACGGAGGcgccaagaagatgaagagctgGCAGAAAAAGACAAGCAAGAAGATGAAGCACGGGATGGCAGGCTTCTGCACGAGACAAATGAAGTGGAAGAGGAAACGGACCACCTTATGattgagattgaggaggaagccCAGAGGGCCATTGATGAGGGGCAGAAGAAGTTGATGGGCCTGGAAGAACGGAGAAAGGTCcgcaacccctccccaagaGTATTATGTGTGTCCCATGTGCTAACTGTCTCTCCAACAGGAGCTCAACCACCTCATCGAGGAGCAGCTGAGGGCACCAATCATCCCTTCTCCACCCAAGAGATCGAGGCGAGGCAGCAACCTGCCGCCAGCTGTGGCTACACCAAGTAAGCCACCGGAACCTGTGGCCCTCGAATCTCTCAATAATGACGGTGCAAAGGCTCTTGAGCCCGAGGACATTTCTACGAGCAGACACGATGAGATCACCGAGACAGCCCACAAGTCGCCGACCATTCCGCAGGCGGACATGGTCAAAGAGTCGACTCTGAACACAGATGTCAACAGCCAGATGCAAGCTAGCCCCACCAATGATAGCAGACCGACATCTCGTCAGGACCGGCCTCTATTTGTCCAGCCGGTGATTTCGCGATCTGGGACCATCATCCACGCTGACCAGCTTGAGGAGACGGCACGTGCTCCTGTCGAGCCCATTGGTATTCCCAATCGAAACACCGATTCACCTGATCCTTTGGACAGCTCGAAGCCCGATGTAACCTGGTGGGAAaacaagagaagagaagaggcaGAGCGTGCCCTGCACCATCCAGCGACTCCAAGCCCCTCATCTTCACATAACGAAGCCGAGGACACCGGAGCCCCATCACAGTTGCCAGCTGAACATGGAGTCAAAGATGCCGATCAGCCCAGCTCTTCCCAGGCAACACCTGGCGCGAGTCGCCAAGCCGTGGAGAGCGGCGATGTGACCCAGCCCGCCGAAGAGACACCCGCGATGCCGCAATTGGATATGGATCAGGCTTTGTCCAACGAGACAACACGTGGAAGGAGCCAAACAAGTGTCGATGTTATCGCCGCGGTAACGAAAGCGGCCAGTGTCGTCTCTGACAGCGCATCCGAGTACGATTTGTCTACGGCCGACCATCCGACCGAAACAACCGTTGAAGGTGAAAAACCTCAGGCTTTACAGAATCTCAATGTGCCCGAACACGAACACGGTCCCGAGGAGGCGCCGTTGCCATTGAGCGCTACCGGTGACTCCTTCGACGCGGCAGGGGATATGTCCTTCGAGTCGGCGCATGAGCAGCCTGTCAGACTAGCATCTGCTATCTCCGATCATACGCGGTCTCATGCCGGCGAGCACATCTCTTTTGCTGCCGATGAAGAACAGAACACTCACAATGCTTCTTCTGAGCTCACCGAGGCCAGTGTTACTCCCGAACATCACGGCTCCGAACTCTCCGTCAACGGGGACGCCGCTTCCTCCGTCTCATCGTACCACAATCAGCCGAGTATTGAGTACCGCACGACATCAGACGAGCCGCCCGCAGTTGGAGTTCCAGAAGGTATGGACGACTCTTGTTCCTTGACTGATACCTCCGAGTATTGCCAACACGAGGAGGTTTCTAACagacaccacccacaccgCCCTCCGCTCGTCCATTCAGAGTCGTACACgggagatgagggggatgatgtcgaggttgacatTCCGCTGCAACGAGTGCCTTCCCACCAACCGCCTAGAGAAGAGTTCGGgcatgaggaggttgaaaaCGATCAATATGCCGTCTCCGACCATGAAACAGACGTATGTCATGCTCTAGCGCCGGTCTCACAGGAACAAGAGCTGGATGaacacccacacaccccaTCTCTCCAGGTAATccgcgaggatgaggtccTAGATTCTACCGTCGAGGAAACGGTGGCTCCAgaaccacagcagcatggAGCTGTAGGCCTTGGGACCGAAGACAGCGCTCACGCAGAAAAGTCCATTGTGGAACATGACTCCCACCACGGCAGCGAGCTCGATCATGAGGAAGACGTGCCAGCGctctcatcttcctctgACCATGGTGACCATACCCATTCCTCCTATGACGACGGCTCACACCTTGAAGACAACTACGCCCAACCCGAACCCATCacgcccaaccccctcatcctgcAGCCCTTTCGGAccggcgacggcggcgatcGAGGATCGCCTGTTCGTGACCGAGACGTACCGAAGCTCCCGGATGACGTCGGTCGACAcggagagggagatgctgAGCCCGGTGTCAATGGTGCTGGAGGACAACCTGATGATCAGGCCCATCTCGGAGTACTTCGAGACGATGGCtatgtgggagggggagcaacggaaggagcagaggagaaggccgaggagtCATTAGTTCCTGGGGCAGAGCATGTCAGTGACGCTGCTCTACCGCCGGCCGGGCTGCAGAACGAAGAGGCTGCGGACGACCAGCTGCGTCGTGCTAGTCAAGTGTCGAATGAGTCGGTTGAGATGGACGCTGCGTATACGACTACAGTGAATGGGGAGGGCGagctgtttgatgatga
The window above is part of the Podospora bellae-mahoneyi strain CBS 112042 chromosome 3, whole genome shotgun sequence genome. Proteins encoded here:
- a CDS encoding hypothetical protein (EggNog:ENOG503NZ48; COG:Q); translated protein: MLSPTQLLLLPPTLLLCLVIRRILTNFFFHPLSSFPAPFYTRLTSLPLAVLSLLGREPEFLHNLTKKYPPSTRAVFITPTLLFFPHASSLKPIYWSPTHNHKGSLYGTGALGPTSLFSTIPAEDHKSLRKSLGGAHWSVSYLKTSQEPRIDNLVTFFVNQLSLLPPDHEPFQMGEKLAQFAADVMTLLVFGKPWGFIAHDRDERRLLSAFRESLPMFAFAARCNSFRELILSSPWIRGLIMPKVDDKTGSGYLASQAKLGVAQREQEREQGIGGEGKMRDYLDYTLDARDGNGEPLTRAQKEAHATLLIQAGADTTGSGLGAVLRLMLEHSECMKKARKEIEVADEKGLLSTPVLYEETKRHLPYFVACIKEGLRVNPPAPNLFGRIILEKGGTVIDGVHVPQGAEVCSHPYVVGRDPELYGPDAEAFEPERWLNGNEKRRAEMEAANFVFSMGPRVCLGKEIAMMEMYKVLPEIVRRFDFEVVSAGKYVDRGGVACNKDFMVRVRRRA
- a CDS encoding hypothetical protein (EggNog:ENOG503P7JU) → MNSIPGTKGGDARISPLSEFPSGRSSRILFTCWLPVDFRIPFQFPGFAPLGAEAHHKHHSPSCCYPPKVHQLPFSCFTITHGRHLWHPDGDFSFLQFTLQRYLGTMELTMDIAQLVAQMQDTLSTIHTTLASLNTAEHDAKLDELEARRDNTIKHLLAAFSAESEVLHQKRLAQREEIAERRRIEDEERERRRRQEDEELAEKDKQEDEARDGRLLHETNEVEEETDHLMIEIEEEAQRAIDEGQKKLMGLEERRKELNHLIEEQLRAPIIPSPPKRSRRGSNLPPAVATPSKPPEPVALESLNNDGAKALEPEDISTSRHDEITETAHKSPTIPQADMVKESTLNTDVNSQMQASPTNDSRPTSRQDRPLFVQPVISRSGTIIHADQLEETARAPVEPIGIPNRNTDSPDPLDSSKPDVTWWENKRREEAERALHHPATPSPSSSHNEAEDTGAPSQLPAEHGVKDADQPSSSQATPGASRQAVESGDVTQPAEETPAMPQLDMDQALSNETTRGRSQTSVDVIAAVTKAASVVSDSASEYDLSTADHPTETTVEGEKPQALQNLNVPEHEHGPEEAPLPLSATGDSFDAAGDMSFESAHEQPVRLASAISDHTRSHAGEHISFAADEEQNTHNASSELTEASVTPEHHGSELSVNGDAASSVSSYHNQPSIEYRTTSDEPPAVGVPEGMDDSCSLTDTSEYCQHEEVSNRHHPHRPPLVHSESYTGDEGDDVEVDIPLQRVPSHQPPREEFGHEEVENDQYAVSDHETDVCHALAPVSQEQELDEHPHTPSLQVIREDEVLDSTVEETVAPEPQQHGAVGLGTEDSAHAEKSIVEHDSHHGSELDHEEDVPALSSSSDHGDHTHSSYDDGSHLEDNYAQPEPITPNPLILQPFRTGDGGDRGSPVRDRDVPKLPDDVGRHGEGDAEPGVNGAGGQPDDQAHLGVLRDDGYVGGGATEGAEEKAEESLVPGAEHVSDAALPPAGLQNEEAADDQLRRASQVSNESVEMDAAYTTTVNGEGELFDDDDDDDDDDDDDDDEGDAESDVSDIEDAYLNEEGVVDAVVAAMGPEPEDQEHTEKDAATVKTSVDEVAEVPTEVSAEAPAELQAIVAADASVHTSTDIPLDTVLDRPVGPTVEMPEPMAAQVEAGAHIQVSDETPFATPMEVPGQAEPKAQVLNTMGDSDGTPAVSATVPPVETPEPDHPRTSPNWVNEADNYFAELDQRQETPRLQFFEQQRTDVKTSLSSDSQTASQGLSASIHNPDRPQTPDQDTEFAYQEHRSTHLHNQEQQQSSPQSVRSQSTIDSAPPSPEQHTVTDTHVPVIRGLVSTQSPSYQTGRPRNNSHLNEYDHHRDESEDTPLAKWRHRESTLSMPDQPPVAPLDTAHSSKHSHASSESGDQKGGSLFQRMRNVFEQQSHASDINTSRSSQSRPISTERHGGGGGGGGGSGLWGSGGPLSGRFGKSWSSSSNEHHHHRDYHHSPYTEAGHSPVRGTEGDHDALDERSGLLGGREDLN